From a single Erpetoichthys calabaricus chromosome 1, fErpCal1.3, whole genome shotgun sequence genomic region:
- the LOC114655331 gene encoding cell cycle and apoptosis regulator protein 2, translating into MNSLRSNHSKSGTPSLLGPNPMYMKNSSGMDLSQASPLLQNPQPSSVGQKQRVFTGVVSKMHDCYGIVDEDVFFQLSVVKGRLPQVGEKVLVQAIYYPTQTSKWNAQKVQVLNNQPLIKSLPSLLPTMGQGQKQGILGSKPQPLLLQTSLIPPLLPNIQQAHQKPGLLQTPSHLLPHIQHPRSNLFDARTGSRKRRGEGGREMGRWDDLPGKGADITDQKKAEMAGRSRA; encoded by the exons TATATGAAAAATTCTTCAGGAATGGATCTGTCACAGGCATCCCCTCTTCTGCAG aatccTCAACCTTCATCAGTAGGACAGAAGCAGCGTGTGTTCACAGGTGTAGTGTCAAAAATGCACGACTGTTATGGCATAGTGGATGAGGACGTATTTTTTCAATTGAG TGTAGTAAAGGGCCGACTACCACAAGTTGGAGAGAAGGTTCTGGTCCAGGCTATTTATTACCCCACTCAGACCTCAAAGTGGAATGCTCAAAAAGTTCAAGTCCTTAATAACCAG CCTCTGATAAAGTCCTTGCCATCCCTTTTGCCCACTATGGGTCAGGGCCAAAAGCAGGGAATTCTGGGTTCCAAGCCTCAACCCTTGTTACTGCAGACATCTTTAATACCACCATTATTACCAAATATTCAGCAGGCTCATCAGAAAC CTGGACTCCTTCAAACACCCAGCCACCTTCTTCCACATATCCAGCACCCACGATCAAACTTGTTTGACGCAAGGACAGGAAGCAGAAAAAGGCGAggtgaaggaggaagagaaatggGTCGGTG GGACGATTTACCGGGTAAGGGAGCAGATATTACTGATCAAAAAAAAGCGGAGATGGCAGGGAGGTCTAGAGCTTAA